A window of Ursus arctos isolate Adak ecotype North America unplaced genomic scaffold, UrsArc2.0 scaffold_16, whole genome shotgun sequence genomic DNA:
cccctctgtggAAGGGAgtggagttttattatttttattatgtaaaatacaGGTTAGAGAAAGTGCaagtttaatttctaaaacaCCTTCTGAAGGATTCACTTTGCACATTCAGAAAAAAACACCCGAACATTGAAGTGAAATTAACTGTTTCAGTCTCAAACTAATTCTGAAACTTCAAATGTGTAAGAGTTTTAGGGTTTCTGGTAACTATTTGTGATCATTTATAAATCACACTTTATTCATGTTAGgtctttaattttcattcagtttatAAGCTAATATTCTTCAGCTTGCTTTTGGTATTTTTACTCCAATACCAGTTATTTAAATCATCAGTAAACTGAGCTGTGTTGTCATGTCATGCCAACtactgtataaaaaaaaaaaaaaaaagccaagacaaaataaaacctaTACAACTTAGTGAAGAAATGACCACTTGACTTTAACCAAAATGTACTTAAGATTcttttaagttatatttaaatattcatttgaaacATAGGAAATATAAATTGGCATATTAAAGAGTAAATACATTATTTGTACAATAAAACACCAACAAAATTGGTGTGCAACCCCTATTAAGTTGTAAATATGATgggaaattataaataattcttacTCTTTACATTCTGGTTACATTTCAATAAATCACcttattctcttccttcttgaCATGCTTTGATATATAGGTTGGTGTCAATTTTAGCAAATTCGCTTGCTTGTTCTAGGATTTTATTAAGATATTCGAATTCAGACAAGCAAATAACTTAGAGCAAATAACAGGTCTACGGAAAGACAGCGTGCATTTATTTTATCAGTTGATTTTGGGAGACCAGATTCCACATAAAAAGTAGTTTACGACCTGTCCTTCTTATGAGCTGCATCTTTCGGTAGGAAATATCCTCTTTTAGAGTAATATAGAAACACTCATTTGCCAAATACcgatcaaaacattttaaaatcgccattatatttaaaaagctttatCAATCCATATAAGcagtattttgattatttttattccatttctcttttaCCTAAATGGCAATAATTCCCCTGCAATAATGTTGCTATGTGCATGATCCACCTTGAGCTACAATTTACTTTCAATCAAACAATGAAATTGCACTTAAGGGGGGGAGGCCTTTGAAAATTAATCTCTCAAATTACACTCCAAAAAAGGATTCATTGTTAAAGCTGGGTTGATTTTTAGAGCTACAGACACCAACAAAGTTTCCAACTTTTAAAACTCTTGGAGAGCTTTGGTTAGGAACGTGGTGGATGTGGACTCAGCCAGCTTTTCGAATAATTTAGGAACATTCTGAAGGAGGAAATCACCACCTCACAGCCTCCTGGCGTCGTATTAGGCAATTCCCGGGCTGTCGCTGTTCCCCACCCCCGGCAAAGAGGTTCAGAGGCTGCCCTTCTCCATGACCCGTTCATTAGTTTTTGATCGCCGTGTATGCAAGAGTCCGCTTCGGTATTTCCCCCATTCGTTCTCGAAGTTTCTTACACACCCTCCGCGCGCCGCAGGCAGGACCCCGCCCCGGGGCGCCCGCGCGGTCACCACGTCCTGCCATAGAGCAGGTTGGCGCCGAGCACGCCGCCGCCGTAGTCCCCCGCGGCCGCGTCCAGGGCCGCCAGGCCGCCCCCGGGGCCGTGCAGCGCGGGCGGGCTGGGCGACAGCTCCTCGAGCTCAGGCGCCGGCGTCGGGGCCGGCGGCTGCGGGCCGGCCTGGCCGGGTGTCGGCGTGCTGGCACCGTTCTGGCACGGCTTGCCGTCCTTGACCAGCACGGGCACCGCCACGCGACGCGGGgacggcggcggaggcggcggcgggccCAGGCCGCcctcctgctgcagctgctgcgcCGCCTTGTCCTTGGCCTGCCGTTTCATCTTGTAGCGGTGGTTCTGGAACCAGATCTTGACCTGCGTGGGCGTCAGGTGGATCATGCTGGCCAGGTGCTCGCGCTCGGGAGCCGACAGGTACTTCTGCTGCTTGAAGCGACGCTCCAGCTCGTAGACCTGCGCCTGCGAGAAGAGCACGCGGCGCTTCCTTCGCGGCGCCGCCGCAGCCGCATGCAACGGCGCCAACGTCTTGGCGGCGTCCGCGATGCCCGTCAGCGACCCCATTCCGGCCACGTTCACGCCCGCCGATGGCCCCATGAACCTGGAGACTGGGGAGGGCCCCAAGGGGAGAAGCTGAGTGAGCGccaggcctgccggcatcctgctccCGCCGCCGCCCCAGGCTCTTCACACCGCGCGGGCCGCGACGCCAGCGGGACCCCAGCTGGGTCCCAGCACCCTCCGCGCGCCCAGGGGCGCGGCGCCCCCCGCGCGCCCCCGGCCCGGTCCCGGCACCCTCCGCGCGCCCAGGGGCCCGGCACCCCCCGCCCGCCCCTAGCCGGGTCCCAGGACCCCCGGCTCCGTGCGCGCCCCGGGCTGTGACGGGCAAAGCCCGCGCCGTCTGCCTGCCCTCAGTCCCGCGCTGCCCGCCCGGCTCACTTGACGAGTAGCGCGGGTCCGGGTTAGCGCCGTACCAGCCGGTGGCCGCggcggccgccccgccccgcatGCCGTCCGTGTAGCCGGGCAGCTCGCCCACGTTGCCCAGGCCGCCGTTGCAGTAGCCGCCCATGGCGCCGTGCGGGAACTGCGAGACGCCCGGAGGCATGTGGTAGGTGGCGGcagccgccgccgcggccgcggccgccgccgccgccgccgctgcgtTGTGGCCCGCCATGGCGTGGGGTGGCTGCATgcccgccaccgccgccgcctgCGAGGAGGGGCCGAGCGGCGGCGCACGAtaggcggcggcggccgcggccccCAGGGGCGCCCCCAGGCCGGGCGGCGCGCCGTCCATGGCGCCGCCGAACTTCTTGTAGGTCTCCTCGATGGGGCTCAGGATGTCGGACACGGAGAAGGGCGTCGTGTGCTTGGGGCTCAACGACATGGCTCGGCGGACGGCCAGGTAGGGGGGCCcggggcgggcgcgggcgggACGCGGCGGCCGCTCGTCGCCGCCACCCCGGCTGCGGCGGCAGCGCCTGTGACGAGGAGTCGGCGGCGCGGCGAGCCCCCGAGCCTCGGGATCTGGGGTTTATTTTAGTCCGCCGCCAGGTTTACGACAGACTCGGGGGGCGGAGCAACATCCCAAACGAGCAAACAATGGTCATTGACATCTTTttctctaccccccacccccgtaaTGGAGGCAAAAAAGGTAAAGGGGGCAGTTGGGTGTTTCTTGAGAAGATCACCCCCCTTTGGTTTCTCCATCCTTCCCGCCTCCATCCCCAGCAGTTACCCCAACTCTCAAACACCAGAAATAGAAACTCCGAGGTCGGCGTCGGGGCCAGACGTCAAGGACTCAGCGCTTCTTTCCTTCCAGACCGAAGTTTCCCTAAAGGGACTTTGTAGCAAAGTCCAGTATATTTGGGGAGCGGGAATGTGGTGCTGAGTTGGAGGGGGTTGTGCAGGGCTCGCCTGGTCCTCTGTACAGCGACCAGCCCCTCATTCGCTCCATCAtctaaagtgttaaaaaaaaaaaaaaaaaggctcttggGTCCCACCATAAGAGCACATGAAGAGATGAGGTACAATGACCATCCTCTGCCATTGTAGGACTTCTAATTTATGCATCTTTAGACCCTTGAGCATCATTTTGTGGGCAACCAGACGGGCACTTCCAAATTAGCTCAAAGTATCCAAatccaaagaagagagaaaacttgCACACAGAGACACCCACAAATACACAGATACTAACTTGTAAGTATTCTGTTTTTATCTGTGGGGATGGAGGTTGGATAAGGAAAAGAgggtacatttttatttgttagagtGTTTCGTGTTCATTTTGCACCTGTAAAGTTCTTCAcagttttctttacctttgctgctgctgcttttttcccctctcttcctccctccccttttccctgtttctctttctctctctctctctgccccccctccatatctctttctcaagtaaatattCAATTTAGGATTTATTCTCCTACCACTACCAtgatcaaaaagaagagaaagaaaaaaccctgaaaacCTAAGTATTTCTAGCTGTTTGAAATGGGTCTTTTTGTCGTTGTTAGAAAATATATAACCTGTTCAAGGAATATGAAATGGATGCAGAAACCAAGTAAAAAAAgagtttctcttgaaaaatccAAAGCCGTagataaactgatttttaaaaaaactttgtcGTTCTTTAATTTGCTAATTTACCTGCAAAGAACTTAGACATTGTGAACTCTCCACCAAATGCTGAACGCGacaaagaataagacaaaagaaGTGTGCAAAGCATAGTGactaaattttgaaaacaatcttgcagttaaaaaaaaaaaagaaaatggggaaacGAAGGCACAGTTTTAAGTTTTCCTGCATACTGGtggggcagaagaaagaaaaacaaggagaatGCTTTCTTAAGCcagattttattgtttaaaaagaagaaaaaaaggatgtgTGAAAACCATTCCAGGTTAACCTAACAGTACATGTCTTGAAGGCAAGAACAGTGTGACCTATTCCTTTCCCTGTTTGGTTTCAGCCCTTTGGTTGGAATGTCTTCCAGAGTTTTGCTCTTATTGTTTTAATCACTGTTTTGTTCATTTCAGTGAGTTTTGCAAAGAATCTGCCCtctctgggggtgagggggtgggaagggaccAGTATGGTCATCTGTGAGAACAAAGTGTCAACCGGGCAAGTGTGTAGAGTagtatttaaaaatgctaaaagaacAAAAGGCAAAGTTACATGAATTATTTGCAGTTGTCAGTTAGTTGACTTAGCAAGGTTAGTATTGCTACAGTTTTAACATGATGCTATTTTTACAGGTCTTTCCTGAACTTGAAACACTTGGGCTAGGTCTTCATCCTCACCTGCAACTGGAATtgcctattaatttttaaaaattggtggcACACAAAGAAACATTTATGTATGTACTTAAGTGATTGCTGGAACCCTGAAAACTGCAGTTtggcttttaaattttggttttattaaaacCGTACTGTTTACTTGTATTAGCTTAAACAAAAAATAGCAGAAAGACATTTCAAACTTTTATCAGAGACAACAAGGTAAGTAAAAATACTTGTGTGATGGCATCTATGGATAAAAAAATCCGTGTGaaccattatattttctttttcaagttcaaACATGTCTCAGAAATGAAACCTATTGTCATAATGTTCATTGAAGAAGtgtttataattacattttttccagttatttagTCTGTTGTCAGGTTATACATTTCATCTTGTGTAATTTGTTTTATAGAACTACAGGATAGCAGTTCACATCAAGAGGTTATACTGCAAGTtgttgcttattttgtttttcagctgTATTGAGTCCTGCTACAGATTCATTTACATATGGAAGgatcccatttttaaataaaaaagcactTTATCATATCTGGAGGCTCTCTGCAGAGAGTCACTTTCTGGCTCCTGGGGCGCTTGATACCCTGAATATTACTCTTTCATTGGAGGTcagtatttatgaaaaaaaattcacaatttttAGCATTTCTCTTTATCAATTATTTGTGTCTCATTCTAGAAATGACATACCTTCATGCTGGAAACACTATTTGGATATGTGCAGATGATGTCTAGATGatgtatatgtacatttatatatagaCACAAATTAAAACAGTCCACTTGATATTCCATTAAAGCTTTTCATCAAATTCACTTCATTAGATTATTGTCTGTCTAAATTATGTATGGAAATTTATACTCCGTAGATTCTTAAATATTATTGACTAAATTGGATTTCACAGGAAATGTGTTTTTAAGGAATGTTTTTTGTTGGGTTTGCTTTCCTTAAATACAATGCTGGCACACAGTGGGGGACAAAAGCAAATACCACCAAAGGGAATACAGTGAAAAGAGACGgcccttcttctcctctcctccagcttctCAGTTTCCCTTTTCAGAGGCACTGTTATCTTTTCTGGGATAGTCTGCACAATTTGAAGCATACAACCATTTTACACACTAGGGGTCACGTTCTATATGATTTGGTACCTTGCCTTTTTCATAGTTCAGGTTTTATGTAATTTTACACATCACATTTAGCACtagaaacttaataaataaatgggttCTGGCAGAGATAGTAAATTTTCCTAGACAAAAAGTTTTGGTAGGATCTCTTGGCttgacaaaaatgtgaaaaatgtggtATTTATTGAAAATCTCTGATGTGTTAGTTAACATTAAGGCTAAAGATAtttgggccaaaaaaaaaaaaaatctgaagtagaAGCCTTTTCCAGATTTGGGATTTGCTCTTGTCAGAAGCTTAGAGATAGGGGCTTGAGAGATGTTGAGAAACCTTCTGACATATCCAGCTAGTACTTAGAGGGAAATGTTTTTTCTAGGTTGTTGCTTTTCTATCTAGCCAATAGATTTCTAATGTGTCCCAAATTTCCTAATAAAGACATACTGTGTTTGAAAATATAACTTTCTGCTT
This region includes:
- the NKX2-4 gene encoding homeobox protein Nkx-2.4, with translation MSLSPKHTTPFSVSDILSPIEETYKKFGGAMDGAPPGLGAPLGAAAAAAYRAPPLGPSSQAAAVAGMQPPHAMAGHNAAAAAAAAAAAAAAAATYHMPPGVSQFPHGAMGGYCNGGLGNVGELPGYTDGMRGGAAAAATGWYGANPDPRYSSISRFMGPSAGVNVAGMGSLTGIADAAKTLAPLHAAAAAPRRKRRVLFSQAQVYELERRFKQQKYLSAPEREHLASMIHLTPTQVKIWFQNHRYKMKRQAKDKAAQQLQQEGGLGPPPPPPPSPRRVAVPVLVKDGKPCQNGASTPTPGQAGPQPPAPTPAPELEELSPSPPALHGPGGGLAALDAAAGDYGGGVLGANLLYGRTW